The following DNA comes from Fervidibacillus albus.
GCAACCAACTAGGCATTAAATAAGGGTTTGTTTTCCTTCGCATCGTCGCACCCCCCGTTGTTCGAATTGGAAATACTCCCTATATGAATCATATGAACATGACAGGGAAATCAGTCTAAGGATTTTGGTTAAAGGAACATTTGGTCACGTCACAATCGGATCATCTACTGTATAAGATAAAAAAAAACGGGGAATAATGATTGACGGAACGATTTCCATTTAATACAATATAGTATAAATAAATGACAGTAATGCTTTGAATGGGAGGAGTACAACAGCGAATTCCTTATAGAGAGGGAAACGCTCGGTGGAAGTTTCCTAGGAAACCTGTTGGAAAGTCGCCCAGGAGCAGCTTTTGTGAATGATGTACAGTAGCAAAGGCCGGTTTCGACCGTTATCAGCGATGAGCGCCGGGTGTTCTACGTGGAAAAATGGAGAACCCTGTGAATAAAGGTGGTACCGCGAAATCCCTATTCGTCCTTTACACGAATGGGGTTTTTTATTTTTTTACATTAAGAAATCATGGGGAGGTTTAATCAATGGAAGTGAAAGAAACGTCGATGTCGACGAAATATGATCCGAAATCTGTCGAACAAGGACGTTATCAATGGTGGGTTGGTAATGGCTTTTTTCAGGCGACCGGTGATCCGGACAAAGAGCCGTATTCGATCGTGATTCCCCCACCGAATGTAACGGGAAAACTTCATCTCGGGCACGCTTGGGATACGACTTTACAAGATATTATTACACGAATGAAACGAATGCAAGGATACGACGTCCTTTGGTTGCCTGGAATGGACCATGCCGGGATTGCTACGCAGGCGAAAGTGGAGGAAAAACTTCGGAAGGAAGGGAAATCCCGATATGATCTCGGTCGAGAAAAATTTTTAGAAGAAACGTGGCGTTGGAAGGAAGAGTATGCCCGTCATATCCGCTCCCAATGGGAAAAACTCGGTCTCGGACTCGACTACAGTCGGGAACGTTTCACCCTCGATGAAGGATTGTCAAAAGCGGTTCAACAAGTTTTCGTTTCCCTTTACAAAAAAGGGCTCATTTACCGTGGGGAATATATTATCAATTGGGATCCCGCTACAAAAACCGCCCTTTCTGATATCGAAGTCATCTACAAAGATGTAAAGGGCGCCTTTTATCATATGCGCTATCCGTTAAAGGACGGATCGGGATCGATTGAAATTGCGACGACAAGACCGGAAACGATGCTCGGTGATACGGCCGTTGCAGTCCATCCCGATGATGAACGGTACAAACATTTAATCGGAAAAACGGTTATTTTGCCAATTGTAGGAAGGGAGATTCCGATTATCGCCGATGAATATGTCGATATGGAATTCGGTTCTGGAGCCGTCAAAATTACCCCTGCCCATGACCCGAACGATTTTGAAGTCGGAAATCGACATGGTTTGGAACGGATTTTAGTGATGAATGAAGACGGTACGATGAATGAAAAAGCCGGCAAATACGAAGGTATGGACCGTTTTGAATGCCGAAAACAAATCGTTGAAGATTTGAAGGCACAAGGTGTTCTCCTTAAAATTGAAGAACATGTACATTCCGTCGGTCATTCGGAAAGAAGCGGAGCCGTTGTTGAACCGTATTTATCCACCCAATGGTTCGTGAAAATGAAACCGTTGGCGGAAGCGGCCATTCAGTGGCAACAAACAGAAAACAAAGTCCAATTCGTCCCCGACCGTTTTGAAAAGACGTATTTGCATTGGATGGAAAATATTCGCGATTGGTGCATCTCTCGCCAACTATGGTGGGGACACAGAATTCCTGCTTGGTATCATAAAGAAACCGGGGAAATTTATGTCGACAAAACGCCGCCAGCGGATATCGAAAACTGGGAACAAGATTCGGACGTTCTCGATACGTGGTTCAGTTCGGCATTATGGCCGTTTTCAACAATGGGATGGCCGAATACAGAGGCGGCGGACTATAACCGATATTTTCCGACCAATTGTTTAGTGACGGGCTACGATATTATTTTCTTCTGGGTTTCTCGAATGATTTTCCAAGGGATTGAATTTACAGGTAAGCGTCCTTTCCAAGATGTGCTTATCCACGGTCTCGTTCGGGATAGTCAAGGACGAAAAATGAGTAAGTCCCTCGGTAACGGTGTCGATCCGATGGAAGTCATCGACCAATACGGTGCCGACTCATTACGTTACTTTTTAGCGACCGGTTCATCCCCTGGACAAGATTTACGATTCAGCACGGAAAAGGTGGAAGCCGTTTGGAATTTCGCAAATAAAATTTGGAATGCATCCCGTTTTGCTTTAATGAATATGGAAGGCATGACAAACGATGAAATCGATTTAAGCGGTGAAAAGACCGTCGCTGATCGATGGATTCTTAGCCGCCTAAACGACACGATTGAAACGGTTACTCGATTGGCGGAAAAGTACGAATTTGGAGAAGTCGGAAGAGCTCTTTACAATTTCATTTGGGATGATTTTTGTGACTGGTATATCGAAATGGCGAAACTTCCGTTATACGGGGAAGATGAAGCGAAGAAAAAGACGACGCGTTCGATTCTCGCCTATGTATTAGACCAAACGATGCGGCTTCTTCATCCGTTCATGCCGTTTATAACGGAAGAAATCTGGCAAAATTTACCGGTGGCTGGTGAGTCGATTACCGTAGCAAGTTGGCCTCAAGTACGAAAAGAATTCGATGATCAAGAGGCTGTTGAAGAGATGAAATTGTTGATGGAAATCATTCGCTCTGTAAGAAATATACGAGCGGAAGTCAATACACCGATGAGTAAAAAAATCAAAATGCTCGTAAAGGCGCATGATGAGCAGATTTTACAAAGGATCGAGAAAAATCGAGCATATATCGAACGGTTCTGTAACCCGGAACAATTGACGATAGCCCAATCGATTGAAGTTCCAAGCAAAGCGATGACCGCTGTCGTCACCGGTGCGGAGATCGTATTACCCCTTGAAGGCTTAATTGACATTGAAGAAGAAATCGGCCGGTTGGAAAAAGAATTGGAGAAACTTACGAAAGAAGTTGAACGGGTTCAGAAAAAATTAGCAAATGAAAACTTCCTTAAAAAGGCTCCGGAAAAGGTCGTTTTAGAGGAGCGTGCGAAGGAAAAAGATTATACTGAAAAACGGGAGACGGTAAAAGCTAGACTTGAAGAGTTAAAAGGAGTATAAAAGGAGTATAGCTTTTTTTACGGAAAGTCGGACGTAGCTATTCCTTTCTTTGAACATTTTTTTGAGTAAGACGAAACGAATGATTGCTTCGTCTTACTCTTTTATCGATTAAACCCCGTACATTTGTTTTTATAGTACATGATGGAGGGATACTTCAATGTTTGAAACAGACGAAGATGTGATTCGTTGGATTCATGGACAAAAAAAATTCGGAATAAAACCGGGGTTAAAACGGATGAACTGGATGATGGATCGACTCGATCATCCCGAGCGGCAACTCCGAACGATCCATATCGGTGGAACGAACGGCAAAGGTTCGACGACCGCATTTTTACGATCGATTTTACATGAGGCTGGATTTGAAGTCGGAACGTTCACTTCTCCGTATATTGAAACCTTTCACGAACGAATCAGTGTGAATGGAAAACCGATTCAAGGGCAAGATCTTGTGAATGCGGCAAATGCAATTAAACCGTTGGCAGAACAACTAGATGACACCCCATTAGGAGCTCCGACGGAATTTGAAATAATTACGGCCATTTGCTTTTATTATTTTGCAAAAATCCATCCGGTCGATTTTGTTCTCGTGGAAGTCGGATTGGGCGGACGCCTCGATTCGACGAACATTATCCATCCGATTCTGTCGATCATTACAAATGTAGGATACGATCATATGCATATCCTCGGCTCAACGATTGAACAGATTGCAGAAGAAAAGGCAGGCATTATTAAAAACGGTGTGCCCGTCATTACCGGTTGTCTCGATGAACGGGCGAGGAAAGTGATTCGAAGGAAGGCGGAGGGGAAAAAAGCACCTCTCTATGCATACGGAACGGAATTTCAAGTGAGCGAAACGAATCGGGGAGATTTTGAAGAAAATTTCACGTTGTCCACATTGTTTCGGTCAAACAGACGATGGACGATATCATTATTAGGGCTTCATC
Coding sequences within:
- a CDS encoding valine--tRNA ligase; translated protein: MEVKETSMSTKYDPKSVEQGRYQWWVGNGFFQATGDPDKEPYSIVIPPPNVTGKLHLGHAWDTTLQDIITRMKRMQGYDVLWLPGMDHAGIATQAKVEEKLRKEGKSRYDLGREKFLEETWRWKEEYARHIRSQWEKLGLGLDYSRERFTLDEGLSKAVQQVFVSLYKKGLIYRGEYIINWDPATKTALSDIEVIYKDVKGAFYHMRYPLKDGSGSIEIATTRPETMLGDTAVAVHPDDERYKHLIGKTVILPIVGREIPIIADEYVDMEFGSGAVKITPAHDPNDFEVGNRHGLERILVMNEDGTMNEKAGKYEGMDRFECRKQIVEDLKAQGVLLKIEEHVHSVGHSERSGAVVEPYLSTQWFVKMKPLAEAAIQWQQTENKVQFVPDRFEKTYLHWMENIRDWCISRQLWWGHRIPAWYHKETGEIYVDKTPPADIENWEQDSDVLDTWFSSALWPFSTMGWPNTEAADYNRYFPTNCLVTGYDIIFFWVSRMIFQGIEFTGKRPFQDVLIHGLVRDSQGRKMSKSLGNGVDPMEVIDQYGADSLRYFLATGSSPGQDLRFSTEKVEAVWNFANKIWNASRFALMNMEGMTNDEIDLSGEKTVADRWILSRLNDTIETVTRLAEKYEFGEVGRALYNFIWDDFCDWYIEMAKLPLYGEDEAKKKTTRSILAYVLDQTMRLLHPFMPFITEEIWQNLPVAGESITVASWPQVRKEFDDQEAVEEMKLLMEIIRSVRNIRAEVNTPMSKKIKMLVKAHDEQILQRIEKNRAYIERFCNPEQLTIAQSIEVPSKAMTAVVTGAEIVLPLEGLIDIEEEIGRLEKELEKLTKEVERVQKKLANENFLKKAPEKVVLEERAKEKDYTEKRETVKARLEELKGV
- a CDS encoding bifunctional folylpolyglutamate synthase/dihydrofolate synthase, which translates into the protein MFETDEDVIRWIHGQKKFGIKPGLKRMNWMMDRLDHPERQLRTIHIGGTNGKGSTTAFLRSILHEAGFEVGTFTSPYIETFHERISVNGKPIQGQDLVNAANAIKPLAEQLDDTPLGAPTEFEIITAICFYYFAKIHPVDFVLVEVGLGGRLDSTNIIHPILSIITNVGYDHMHILGSTIEQIAEEKAGIIKNGVPVITGCLDERARKVIRRKAEGKKAPLYAYGTEFQVSETNRGDFEENFTLSTLFRSNRRWTISLLGLHQVQNASVSIMAMELLNTYYSIPIDENAVFRGLKKATWPGRFEIVSKHPLIVLDGAHNKEGLESLISTAKRHFPDKLGTVLFTALHDKPLETMVRVLDRSGYNLVFTEFSFPRRSEAVDLFHLSNSLRKEWVTDWQTYVQQKISTLRSDELFIVTGSLYFISEVKSFFNNKKIHLFASHR